A single Anatilimnocola floriformis DNA region contains:
- a CDS encoding alpha/beta hydrolase family protein, whose protein sequence is MLRRRDFFASAALAAGLPLLPNIDESSLAFAQEKKESPSLEPLNRFPRMMQDYFVRQVRAAEAKGNALKQAVKTQADAEAYVKDVRQRIATVFNLPKEKTPLNANVTDVIERDAYRIEKVIFESRPQFLVTANLYVPKNRKFPLPGVVGSCGHSATGKAIDAYQSFAQGLARQGYVTLIFDPIGQGERLQYVDANLKPRRGNGVSEHLYAGNQQFLVGEFFGAWRAWDGIRALDYLLSREEVDPKHVGITGNSGGGTMTTWLCGVESRWTMAAPSCFVTTFRRNLENELPADTEQCPPGVLAAGLDHDDFLAAMAPKPVIILAKERDYFDVRGATLAYERLKHLYTALGKPENISLFVGPTEHGYSQENRTAMYRWFNKQTGVSDAQEEPALTIEKDDVLQCTPHGQVAGLRSKSLFIFTQDKAIAQVAARKMNDATSLAAAIAATLKLPERQGPPDYRILRPIGKRNYPAAAATTYAVETEPDVFALVTRLGDASHVSRPPRGKGPAILYISHHSADAELRDEPLVAELIKDNDGTPFFACDVRGIGESRPNTAGKDQFLVPYGSDYFYAIHSLMLDQPYVGQKTHDVLAVLDWLAAHGYTEVHLAALHWGAIPAAFAAFLSPHVSRVTLKKNLTSYEAIATSEGYDWPLSSFVPNALAKFDLTEIYEQLKAKKLRQIEPRGAI, encoded by the coding sequence ATGTTACGCCGCCGTGACTTCTTCGCTTCTGCCGCGCTCGCCGCAGGCCTGCCGCTGTTGCCAAACATCGATGAATCTTCGTTGGCGTTTGCCCAAGAGAAAAAGGAATCGCCGTCACTAGAACCGCTCAATCGCTTTCCTCGCATGATGCAGGACTACTTCGTCAGGCAAGTCCGCGCAGCCGAAGCGAAAGGGAACGCTCTGAAGCAAGCGGTGAAAACTCAAGCCGACGCCGAAGCTTACGTGAAGGATGTGCGGCAGCGCATCGCCACGGTGTTCAATCTGCCGAAGGAAAAGACGCCGCTGAATGCGAACGTCACAGACGTCATCGAACGCGATGCCTATCGCATCGAAAAAGTCATCTTCGAAAGCCGACCGCAGTTCTTGGTCACAGCCAATTTGTATGTTCCTAAAAATAGAAAATTCCCGCTGCCGGGTGTCGTCGGCTCCTGCGGCCATTCGGCGACCGGGAAAGCAATCGATGCTTATCAGAGTTTCGCGCAAGGCCTGGCTCGACAAGGCTATGTCACGCTGATCTTCGATCCCATCGGCCAGGGCGAACGGCTCCAATATGTCGATGCCAATTTGAAACCGCGCCGCGGCAACGGCGTGAGCGAACATCTCTACGCCGGCAATCAGCAGTTCCTCGTGGGTGAGTTCTTCGGCGCGTGGCGGGCCTGGGATGGCATTCGCGCGCTCGACTATCTGCTGAGTCGCGAGGAAGTCGATCCGAAGCACGTCGGCATCACGGGCAACAGCGGCGGTGGCACGATGACGACCTGGCTCTGCGGCGTCGAGTCGCGCTGGACGATGGCTGCGCCGAGTTGCTTCGTCACCACTTTTCGCCGCAATCTCGAAAACGAACTCCCCGCCGACACCGAGCAATGCCCACCCGGCGTGCTCGCAGCCGGACTCGATCACGATGACTTTCTGGCCGCGATGGCCCCGAAGCCGGTGATCATCCTCGCCAAGGAGCGCGACTACTTCGATGTCCGCGGCGCGACGCTCGCCTACGAACGACTGAAGCATCTCTACACCGCCCTCGGCAAACCGGAAAACATTTCGCTCTTCGTCGGACCGACCGAACATGGTTACTCGCAGGAAAATCGAACGGCCATGTATCGTTGGTTCAACAAGCAAACCGGCGTGAGCGATGCGCAAGAAGAGCCGGCGCTGACGATCGAAAAAGACGACGTACTGCAATGCACGCCGCATGGCCAGGTCGCCGGTCTGCGCTCGAAGTCACTTTTCATCTTCACGCAGGACAAAGCGATCGCTCAAGTCGCCGCGCGCAAAATGAACGACGCGACTTCGCTGGCTGCTGCCATCGCAGCAACGTTAAAACTCCCCGAACGCCAAGGCCCGCCCGACTATCGCATCCTCCGGCCGATCGGCAAACGAAACTACCCCGCCGCGGCCGCGACCACTTACGCGGTGGAAACCGAACCCGATGTCTTCGCGCTCGTCACGCGGCTCGGCGATGCTTCGCACGTGTCACGCCCACCGCGCGGTAAAGGCCCAGCCATCCTCTACATTTCGCATCACAGCGCCGACGCCGAACTGCGCGACGAACCACTCGTCGCCGAACTCATCAAGGACAACGACGGCACGCCGTTCTTCGCCTGCGACGTCCGTGGCATCGGCGAGTCGCGTCCCAACACCGCCGGCAAAGATCAGTTCCTGGTCCCCTACGGCAGCGACTATTTCTACGCGATTCATTCGCTGATGCTCGACCAGCCCTACGTCGGCCAAAAAACCCACGACGTCCTCGCCGTCCTCGATTGGCTCGCTGCGCACGGTTACACCGAGGTCCACCTCGCCGCGCTCCACTGGGGAGCCATCCCCGCTGCCTTCGCGGCCTTCCTCTCGCCGCACGTCAGCCGCGTGACGCTCAAGAAAAACCTCACCAGCTACGAAGCTATCGCCACCAGCGAAGGCTACGACTGGCCGCTGTCATCGTTCGTGCCGAACGCGCTCGCTAAGTTCGATCTGACGGAGATTTATGAACAGTTGAAGGCGAAAAAACTTCGGCAAATTGAGCCAAGGGGGGCGATTTGA
- a CDS encoding DUF1549 and DUF1553 domain-containing protein: MHLRSLPSRCWLQFAVVFGLFLNVCGGFSGSLFAAEKFIVSPLMATLDQPEASLQLLVGQAAEEGRTVDLTRQAKYRSENAAIARVDEFGLVTPVADGETGVIVEHTGGQTRVAITIKGIKEPELLSFSRDVIPILTKAGCNMGGCHGKAEGQNGFKLTVFGFDPKADHDAIVKEGRGRRISLAAPDHSLLLRKGLASDPHGGGLRIEEGSIRHRRLARWIREGAPYGTDEAPQLVKIEIEPTEQVLLAKGTQQLRVWAVDSDGARRDVTTEAEYESNASPIAAVDGRGFIQATEIAGEAAILARYLGQVTVSRVTIPQPGVKFARPPEHNFIDKLAWDKLQRLGIEPSDVCDDATFLRRVYLDVIGMLPTAAEAKAFLADATPNKRALLVDKLLERPEYADYWTMRFSDLLRVDQTKITPQGSVAITRWLHKQFSENRPYDVFVRELITAKGNVKAEGPAALYKALDTPEIAARNLSQVFLGIRLECAQCHHHPSDRWGQEDYFALAGMFSGVSRKRTPDGGEAVVPVVAKDLKHPRTNEFVQMRPLGVAAKPRVVEEPPAPPMPPPGSKAKPPAKPKPVPKNFVPDSAVSDAIDPRVELADWMIAPENPYFAATMANRLWAHYFGRGLVEPIDDLRLTNPASNEPLFHAIAKHLRDSKYDIKAFTRTLLNSRLYQLSSSTTASNAADEQNFSHASYKAMPAEVLLDSIGQATGTPEVFNGWPEGYRAVQIWDNKLPHYFFRIFGRPVRATVCECERSNEPSISQALHLMNSPEIMAKIRSRTGHAAVTAKQALPPTETLDQLYLTVLARYPRATEKEQLLPAFAAETDRRAVCEDIVWVLLNSKEFLYNH, from the coding sequence ATGCATCTGCGCTCGCTGCCGTCGCGATGTTGGCTGCAATTTGCGGTTGTTTTCGGGCTGTTCTTGAACGTCTGCGGCGGTTTTTCGGGCTCGTTATTCGCGGCGGAGAAGTTTATCGTTTCACCTCTGATGGCGACGCTCGATCAGCCCGAGGCGAGCTTGCAATTGCTCGTCGGTCAGGCGGCTGAAGAAGGTCGCACGGTCGATCTGACTCGGCAGGCAAAATATCGAAGTGAAAACGCTGCGATTGCTCGCGTCGATGAGTTCGGCTTGGTGACGCCGGTGGCCGATGGTGAGACGGGTGTGATTGTCGAGCACACGGGCGGGCAAACGCGGGTCGCAATCACGATCAAAGGAATCAAAGAGCCCGAGTTGTTGTCGTTTTCGCGCGATGTCATTCCCATTCTGACCAAGGCCGGCTGCAACATGGGTGGCTGCCACGGCAAAGCCGAAGGGCAGAACGGTTTCAAACTGACCGTATTTGGTTTCGACCCGAAGGCCGATCACGATGCCATCGTGAAGGAAGGTCGTGGCCGGCGGATTTCACTGGCCGCGCCCGATCATAGTTTGCTCCTCCGCAAAGGCCTAGCCAGCGATCCGCATGGCGGCGGTTTGCGGATTGAGGAAGGAAGCATTCGTCATCGGCGGCTCGCGCGGTGGATTCGCGAAGGAGCGCCGTATGGCACCGATGAAGCGCCGCAGCTGGTGAAGATTGAAATCGAGCCGACCGAGCAAGTACTGCTCGCCAAGGGAACGCAACAACTGCGGGTGTGGGCCGTCGATAGCGACGGTGCTCGCCGCGATGTAACCACCGAAGCCGAATACGAATCAAATGCGTCGCCGATCGCCGCTGTCGATGGTCGTGGTTTTATTCAAGCGACGGAGATCGCCGGTGAGGCCGCGATCCTGGCGCGCTATCTCGGCCAGGTGACGGTCAGCCGCGTGACGATTCCGCAGCCCGGCGTAAAATTCGCCCGGCCGCCGGAGCACAATTTCATCGACAAGTTGGCCTGGGACAAACTGCAGCGTTTGGGCATCGAGCCGAGCGACGTCTGCGACGACGCGACGTTCTTGCGGCGCGTTTATCTGGACGTCATCGGCATGCTGCCCACTGCTGCTGAGGCGAAAGCATTTCTTGCCGATGCCACGCCGAACAAGCGAGCGCTGCTCGTCGACAAGTTGCTTGAACGGCCTGAGTACGCCGACTACTGGACGATGCGGTTCAGCGATTTGCTGCGTGTCGATCAAACCAAAATCACCCCGCAAGGCTCCGTTGCGATCACGCGCTGGCTGCACAAGCAATTCAGTGAGAACCGGCCGTACGATGTGTTCGTCCGCGAGTTGATCACGGCCAAAGGGAATGTGAAAGCCGAAGGACCTGCGGCACTTTACAAGGCGCTCGATACGCCCGAAATCGCCGCTCGCAACCTCAGCCAGGTCTTTCTCGGCATTCGCCTCGAATGTGCGCAATGTCATCATCATCCGAGCGATCGCTGGGGGCAGGAAGATTACTTTGCTCTCGCGGGGATGTTCAGCGGCGTGAGTCGCAAACGAACTCCCGATGGTGGCGAAGCCGTGGTGCCGGTCGTGGCGAAAGATCTGAAGCATCCGCGGACGAACGAGTTCGTGCAAATGCGGCCGCTCGGTGTGGCTGCCAAACCGCGCGTCGTCGAAGAGCCTCCGGCGCCACCAATGCCGCCGCCAGGAAGCAAAGCTAAACCACCAGCCAAGCCGAAGCCCGTGCCGAAGAATTTTGTGCCAGACTCGGCCGTTTCCGATGCGATCGATCCGCGCGTGGAACTCGCCGACTGGATGATCGCGCCGGAGAATCCTTACTTCGCGGCGACGATGGCCAATCGTCTCTGGGCGCATTACTTCGGCCGCGGCTTGGTCGAACCGATCGACGATCTGCGGCTGACGAACCCCGCATCGAACGAGCCGCTGTTCCACGCGATTGCCAAACATCTGCGTGATTCGAAGTACGACATCAAAGCCTTCACCCGCACGCTCCTCAACAGCCGTTTGTATCAACTGTCGTCCAGCACGACCGCCAGCAACGCAGCCGACGAGCAGAACTTTTCGCACGCCTCCTACAAAGCAATGCCCGCCGAAGTGCTGCTCGACAGCATCGGCCAGGCGACCGGCACGCCGGAAGTTTTCAACGGCTGGCCGGAAGGTTATCGAGCAGTGCAGATTTGGGACAACAAGCTGCCGCACTATTTCTTCCGCATCTTCGGCCGGCCCGTGCGGGCGACCGTATGCGAGTGCGAGCGGAGCAACGAGCCGAGTATTTCGCAGGCCCTGCACCTGATGAACTCGCCCGAGATCATGGCGAAGATTCGTTCGCGCACCGGCCATGCTGCGGTCACGGCGAAGCAAGCTTTGCCGCCGACCGAGACGCTCGATCAACTGTATCTGACCGTGCTCGCTCGCTATCCGCGGGCGACAGAGAAAGAACAACTGCTGCCGGCGTTTGCTGCGGAAACTGATCGCCGTGCAGTTTGCGAAGATATCGTTTGGGTGCTGCTGAATAGCAAAGAGTTTTTGTACAACCACTAA
- a CDS encoding DUF1501 domain-containing protein, with the protein MRRSFCDGISRRQALRIGSVGLIGGLTLPRLLELEAVAANGREAKAKSVIFLFLEGGPSTIDMFDLKPEGPAEIRGPYQPISTKVPGTFVGEHCPLIAGIADKFTMVRSHSHKDNGHNTGYHYCMTGYKAAFADGQAGGTPNNLLFPSLGSIVSRELGPRGNIPVYVNLPDPMESGGPGFYGPAHAPFVLETDPVQPDFEVRDLRLAPGVSADRLERRRKMLAAVEQENKAQIAGRPNVMNTYYEKAYNMITAPDARKAFDIAAESDKTRERYGLTSLGQCALLARRLVEAGSRFVGVDNGSWDTHFSQFPSLKEDLIPSADRAFSALVTDLDERGLLDSTLVIMMGEMGRTPQINTRAGRDHWSMTQTILWAGGGVKQGQVIGATDKSCMYPTTEPYGVEDVICTIFHQMGIDTGKTYYTPLGRPVPIVNGGRVIPGLV; encoded by the coding sequence ATGCGACGCTCCTTCTGCGACGGCATCTCCCGCCGGCAAGCACTGCGCATCGGCTCGGTCGGTTTAATCGGCGGCCTCACGTTGCCGCGGCTGCTCGAGCTCGAAGCTGTCGCGGCGAATGGTCGCGAAGCCAAAGCGAAGAGCGTGATCTTTCTCTTCCTCGAAGGCGGACCGAGCACGATCGACATGTTCGATCTGAAGCCCGAAGGCCCCGCCGAAATTCGCGGCCCCTATCAGCCGATCTCGACGAAAGTCCCCGGCACCTTCGTCGGCGAGCACTGCCCGCTGATCGCCGGCATTGCGGACAAGTTCACGATGGTCCGCTCGCACAGTCACAAGGACAACGGCCACAACACGGGCTATCACTACTGCATGACGGGCTACAAAGCCGCCTTCGCCGACGGCCAAGCTGGCGGAACGCCGAACAACTTACTCTTTCCGTCGCTCGGCTCGATCGTCTCGCGCGAGCTCGGTCCGCGCGGCAACATTCCTGTTTATGTGAACCTGCCGGATCCCATGGAATCGGGCGGCCCGGGCTTTTATGGTCCTGCTCACGCGCCGTTCGTGCTCGAGACCGATCCGGTGCAGCCTGATTTCGAAGTCCGTGATTTGCGACTCGCTCCAGGTGTGTCAGCGGATCGTTTGGAGCGGCGCCGCAAGATGCTCGCCGCCGTCGAGCAGGAAAACAAAGCTCAAATCGCCGGCCGGCCGAACGTGATGAACACGTATTATGAAAAGGCCTACAACATGATCACCGCGCCCGACGCGCGAAAGGCCTTTGATATCGCGGCCGAAAGTGATAAGACTCGCGAACGCTACGGCCTCACCTCGCTGGGTCAATGTGCGCTTCTCGCGCGGCGGCTCGTCGAAGCCGGGTCACGCTTCGTCGGCGTCGACAACGGCAGCTGGGACACGCACTTCTCGCAGTTCCCTTCGCTCAAAGAAGACCTGATTCCCTCAGCCGATCGCGCGTTCAGTGCACTGGTGACCGATCTCGATGAGCGCGGCCTGCTCGACAGCACGCTCGTGATCATGATGGGCGAAATGGGCCGCACGCCGCAGATCAACACCCGCGCGGGGCGCGATCACTGGTCGATGACGCAAACAATCTTGTGGGCGGGCGGCGGCGTGAAGCAGGGGCAAGTCATTGGCGCGACCGACAAGAGCTGCATGTATCCCACGACCGAACCATACGGCGTGGAAGATGTGATCTGCACCATCTTCCATCAAATGGGTATCGACACCGGCAAGACCTATTACACGCCCCTCGGCCGCCCCGTGCCGATCGTGAACGGCGGGCGAGTGATTCCTGGATTGGTGTAA
- a CDS encoding PPC domain-containing protein, which yields MLTYLLMLSAVGQVAAANIRPQIGYVYPPAANPGTTIEVRLGTYDWTPDMQILPHDPRVKIEITGPAGEPILTPPPYWFGNKAGQAQPPLPREVPAKITIPADVPPGEIRWQVANANGGSNIGKFVVSDLTETIEPEDRKDAIELPSIPAAVSGRISRITESDEYRFTTPTAAQITCRLEDRLGQPFSGALTIKDTTGKILADGADTAGTGVTLRFASQAGMTYTATIRDIEFAGDRGYVYRLAIRNSPEIVATLPLVVKAGDKHSLKIIGWGLDKPAVLSAAQHDVAAPAAAEETIAVDLPNGKTAAKIFSAAATDALEPGNEDPAQRQVTIPAAISATFDKMDATSGLAIDRYRFTAKKGQVLRIVAEVDRFQSPVDPQLIVSSLEGKELLRNDDAPGASDAVIQFTAPADGEFELGVSDVSGLATSLASVYRLTIDDVATLADFELQFPERLDIPLGGKADLAIKINRIGTWKVPINLQLHGLPEGVTPADVMAPAVANQIPADKPAHNLTLNAAADSAAAAALVTIIATTEVDGKKIEKKSPPILVSSTIKTRVKVKSTVQDGGRIVNRGTTYPADVIVERLDGYEGPVILQMAASQQRQRRGIRGGEMTVPAGVEQVQYPIFMPEWLETSLTARMNVIGVTPIADPKGNIRHVTGIMDGFIVMSLEGALLKLTHEQQEYVAAPGSTIDIPLKVSRTVKLPVTADLVLVTDKHSIFTADAVQLPPATNQHLLKLKIAADAKPGLHLATIRATAMQDGKWPAVSETTVAVYVENE from the coding sequence ATGCTGACCTATCTCCTGATGCTCTCAGCGGTCGGCCAAGTCGCCGCCGCCAACATCCGGCCGCAGATCGGCTACGTCTATCCGCCCGCCGCGAATCCCGGCACGACGATCGAGGTCCGCCTCGGTACGTACGACTGGACGCCCGACATGCAGATCCTGCCGCATGATCCGCGGGTGAAAATCGAAATCACCGGCCCGGCTGGCGAACCCATTCTCACGCCGCCACCCTATTGGTTCGGCAACAAAGCGGGCCAGGCCCAGCCGCCGTTGCCGCGCGAAGTGCCGGCGAAGATCACTATCCCGGCCGATGTGCCGCCAGGTGAAATTCGCTGGCAAGTGGCGAATGCCAACGGCGGTTCGAACATTGGCAAGTTTGTGGTCAGCGATCTGACGGAAACGATTGAGCCCGAAGATCGCAAGGATGCAATCGAACTGCCCAGCATTCCGGCTGCCGTCAGCGGGCGCATTTCGCGAATTACCGAGAGCGACGAATATCGCTTCACGACGCCAACTGCTGCCCAAATCACTTGCCGACTCGAAGATCGGCTCGGTCAGCCATTTTCCGGCGCTCTGACCATCAAAGACACTACGGGGAAGATCTTAGCCGACGGCGCCGACACAGCGGGGACTGGCGTGACGCTCCGCTTTGCCTCGCAAGCCGGCATGACATACACCGCAACGATCCGTGACATCGAGTTCGCCGGCGACCGAGGTTATGTTTATCGCCTGGCGATTCGTAACTCGCCCGAAATCGTCGCGACATTGCCGCTCGTAGTAAAAGCCGGCGACAAGCACTCGCTTAAAATCATCGGCTGGGGGTTAGACAAACCCGCGGTTCTTTCTGCCGCTCAGCATGATGTCGCTGCGCCTGCTGCTGCCGAGGAAACGATCGCCGTCGATCTGCCGAATGGAAAAACAGCGGCGAAGATTTTTTCGGCCGCCGCAACCGATGCGCTCGAACCCGGCAACGAAGATCCTGCCCAACGGCAAGTGACCATCCCTGCCGCCATCTCGGCGACGTTCGACAAGATGGACGCCACCAGCGGCCTCGCCATCGACCGCTATCGCTTCACGGCCAAGAAGGGGCAAGTGCTGCGGATCGTTGCCGAGGTCGATCGCTTTCAATCGCCTGTCGATCCGCAACTCATCGTTAGTTCGCTCGAAGGAAAAGAACTGCTGCGCAACGACGACGCTCCCGGCGCAAGCGATGCCGTGATTCAATTCACCGCACCGGCCGATGGCGAATTTGAGTTGGGCGTGAGCGATGTCAGCGGCCTGGCGACTTCGCTGGCCAGCGTTTATCGCCTCACCATCGACGACGTCGCCACGCTGGCCGATTTCGAATTGCAGTTTCCTGAGCGCCTCGATATTCCCCTCGGTGGCAAAGCCGATCTGGCTATCAAGATCAATCGCATCGGCACGTGGAAAGTGCCGATTAACTTGCAATTGCATGGCTTACCCGAGGGCGTCACACCGGCCGATGTGATGGCCCCGGCGGTAGCGAATCAGATTCCTGCCGACAAGCCGGCGCACAACTTGACGCTCAATGCTGCGGCTGATTCCGCCGCGGCTGCCGCGCTCGTCACGATCATCGCGACTACGGAAGTCGACGGTAAAAAGATCGAAAAGAAGAGCCCGCCGATTCTCGTTTCTTCGACGATCAAGACCCGCGTCAAAGTGAAATCGACCGTGCAGGACGGTGGCCGCATCGTGAATCGCGGCACGACTTATCCTGCCGATGTGATCGTCGAACGACTGGATGGTTACGAGGGACCAGTCATTCTGCAAATGGCTGCATCGCAACAACGGCAGCGTCGCGGCATTCGTGGCGGCGAAATGACGGTGCCAGCCGGCGTCGAGCAGGTGCAGTATCCGATCTTCATGCCTGAGTGGCTCGAGACGAGCCTAACCGCGCGGATGAACGTCATCGGCGTCACACCGATCGCCGATCCTAAGGGAAACATCCGCCATGTCACCGGCATTATGGACGGCTTCATAGTGATGTCGCTCGAGGGGGCATTGCTGAAGCTCACGCACGAACAGCAGGAATACGTCGCCGCGCCGGGCAGCACGATCGATATCCCGCTGAAGGTTTCCCGCACGGTGAAGCTGCCAGTTACCGCCGATTTGGTGCTAGTTACCGACAAGCATTCGATTTTCACGGCTGATGCGGTTCAGCTGCCGCCCGCCACCAATCAGCACCTGCTGAAACTCAAGATCGCGGCCGACGCGAAGCCGGGATTACATCTCGCCACGATCCGCGCGACTGCCATGCAGGATGGCAAATGGCCGGCGGTGAGTGAGACGACGGTGGCAGTTTATGTGGAAAATGAATGA